In Candidatus Poribacteria bacterium, the genomic stretch CCGCCGGTTCCTCATTGGCACAGATGGCAGAGGCGATCATTCTGGACAAGAAACGGTTGCTGCCCTGCTCTGCACACCTCACCGGGCAATACGGTATCGACGACCTCTATATCGGTGTTCCTATTAAACTGGGTGGAAACGGTGTAGAGGAGATTCTCGAAATCGAATTAACGGACGACGAACTCGGTTCCTTACAGCACTCGGCACAAACCTATCGGGAAGGGATTGCGTTGTTGGGATACTAAGTGGTCAATTTTGGGTTTCACATCCTGTTCAACCCAACCTACAAACAGGCAAGATTACCCAAAAAGCACAATCCACAATCAAAAGAGAACGGAACAAAGCGAGGGTGATGCATAACGCTATTTGAGTTATGCATCACCCTCAGATAAATTACATCTCCCTGTCTTGACCTTACGCTTTTTGTGCCACCATACTGGAGAGGATGCCGAGGATCCTGTCGCACCGCTCAATTGTGTAAATTGTCATATCAATGTGCAGACATTTTCCTTCCAACCTAAGAAATTTCCAATCTGTTCCCGAAGTTGTTGCCCCATAAACGCATCGGATGTCGTTCTCCTTTTCGGCATTAAAGCGTTGGGCAGCAACCATTTCGGAGACACACTGTCCCAAACCAATCAGTAGGTCGTCCTTCTTCGCTTCAACAAGGATAATGACAGGTGCCTCCAAGAAAGATTGCCCTGGTGATAGACTGACTAAGAAATCACATACGCCAGTCAAACCATTTTCAGCATCAACATTGAAGTCAATGCCCGAAAAGAGACTAATGCGTTGCTCAAAGTGCTCCCGGAGTTCAACAAGGACATCGGCGACAATCATCTCTGATTTTGCTTTCTCTGTTCCTATAGTTGTGGCTAAAGGTGCTTTCCTTGCCAATGCTGTCGTGAGATGGTCACTCGGTTCGACTGTTTCTACTTCGGAAAAAAGTCCCGCGGTGTCAACCTTTTCGAGTTGGAACGTTGGCAGCACCGATTCTAAGGTGAACTCACTATAAGCCATTGATAAAATCTCCTATGTGGTACCAACAGGATCACAACTTAGCAATACCATCTAACTTCTTTCTTTCTTTTCGTCCTCATCAACGACTTCATATTCAGCGTCAACGACATCACTTTCAGGAGCGTCAGTTGTCGCGTCCGCAGCGGATGGATCTTCTGTAGCAGCACCAGGATCCGCGTCTGCTGTCTGTTGATACATCTGTGCAGAAACCTCATGCCAGACTTGCGTCAACTCCTCTGTTGAGGATTGAATTTCTGCATGGTTGTCTGCCTCTAACGCCTGCTTGACACGCGTAACAGCAGCGTTCACTTTCTCCTTGGAGGCATCGTCTACCTTGTCGCCGAACTCACCCAGGTTTTTCTCTGTTTCGTAAACCATCGAATCGGCACGGTTGCGAACCTCAACTTCTTCCCGTTTCTGCTTATCTTCTTCCGCATGCGCTTCGGCATCTTTCACCATCTGATCGATCTCGGCATCGGAGAGTCCAGAGGAAGCGGTAATGGTAATCTTTTGTTCCTTGCCGGTCGCGGTATCTTTGGCAGACACATTGAGGATACCGTTTGCGTCAATATCAAACTCTACTTCGATTTGGGGTACACCTCTTGGTGCGGGTGGCAATTCACCCAAGCGGAAACGTCCGATGGTTTTGTTGTAAACCGCCTGTTCCCGTTCGCCTTGAAGGACATGCACATCCACCGAGGTCTGATTGTCCTCAGGTGTCGTGAAGGTATTCGATTTTTTGGTCGGAATCGTTGTGTTCCTGTCAATCAACCGCGTGAACATCCCACCGAGCGTCTCAACCCCAAGTGAGAGAGGTGTGACATCTAACAAGAGAATGTCTTTGACTTCCTCATCGCCTGCGAGAACACCCCCTTGAATTGCAGCACCGATCGCGACGACTTCATCCGGATTGACCCCTTTGTGTGGCTCTTTGCCGAAGAGTTGCTGCACGGCTTCCTGGACTTTTGGCATACGTGTCTGTCCACCGACAAGGATGACTTCATTGATGTCAGAAGGTTGCATTTCTGCATCGGCAAGCGCTTGTCGACACGGCTCCAGCGAACGTTGGACGAGATCATCTGTAATCTGTTCCAACTTTGCGCGGGTGAGCGTCAAGTTAAGGTGTTTCGGACCAGCGGCATCAACAGTAATGAACGGTAGATTGATTTCTGCTTGTAGTGTACTGGAGAGTTCACATTTTGCGGTTTCTGCTGCTTCTTTTAAGCGCTGCAATGCCATCTGATCGTTGCGCAGATCAATACCTTGGCTACTGAGGAATTCCTGTGCCATCCAGTCAATAATGGCTTGGTCGAAATCGTCACCACCGAGGTGCGTATCACCATTTGTGCTTTTCACCTCAAAGACCCCATCCCCGATTTCAAGAATAGAGATGTCGAATGTGCCACCTCCGAGGTCATAGACAGCAATTTTCCTATCTCCCTCACTTTGTAGCCCATAAGCGAGGGATGCAGCCGTAGGCTCATTGATAATCCGTTCAACTTCTAACCCCGCGATTTTGCCTGCATCTGCCGTCGCTTGACGTTGAGCATCGTTAAAGTAGGCAGGCACGGTGACAACCGCCTGCGTGACTTCCTCGCCGAGATACGCCTCGGCAGTCTCCTTCATTTTCCGTAAAACCATGGCGGAGATTTCAGGT encodes the following:
- the dnaK gene encoding molecular chaperone DnaK — its product is MSKVIGIDLGTTNSCVAVLESGDAKVIENAEGNRTTPSVVGFTKEGERPVGLVAKRQATTNPENTIFSIKRFMGRKYNEIGDDAARVPYELKADKDGDVAVNIEGKDYSPPEISAMVLRKMKETAEAYLGEEVTQAVVTVPAYFNDAQRQATADAGKIAGLEVERIINEPTAASLAYGLQSEGDRKIAVYDLGGGTFDISILEIGDGVFEVKSTNGDTHLGGDDFDQAIIDWMAQEFLSSQGIDLRNDQMALQRLKEAAETAKCELSSTLQAEINLPFITVDAAGPKHLNLTLTRAKLEQITDDLVQRSLEPCRQALADAEMQPSDINEVILVGGQTRMPKVQEAVQQLFGKEPHKGVNPDEVVAIGAAIQGGVLAGDEEVKDILLLDVTPLSLGVETLGGMFTRLIDRNTTIPTKKSNTFTTPEDNQTSVDVHVLQGEREQAVYNKTIGRFRLGELPPAPRGVPQIEVEFDIDANGILNVSAKDTATGKEQKITITASSGLSDAEIDQMVKDAEAHAEEDKQKREEVEVRNRADSMVYETEKNLGEFGDKVDDASKEKVNAAVTRVKQALEADNHAEIQSSTEELTQVWHEVSAQMYQQTADADPGAATEDPSAADATTDAPESDVVDAEYEVVDEDEKKERS